ataaaatataaaatatttatttacatctaaaaatgtaaaattaattataagttttttcttcgccaatcataataattattttatttatatttttaaagttatttaattatttttttaaagaatttaaatattttattatttcaataataaaataaatgatataatataatatattaatatttatatatttattttaataacataataaatgatataatatattaatttaataattatatatttaatttaatattaaaaaaataaatagtataatataataaatttataattttatatttattttaataataaaataaattgtatGATATATACCTTTATTAGTGATTTTacatataacaataattaaatataattttatcaaatacttaatataaataaGTTGTTATTAGCTATCAGCTAATAGTAACAGCTACTAGCTAATAGCAACCGAttgtatttaacaattaaatttccTAATTGGATATTAGTTTGTGATTCAAAAGTCTAAGTGGGCCTCCAGCCTTTCTAAAAAAAAGCAATAATAATCAAGTAAATATTGACTAAAAATGACTTCTTATTTGACTTTCTGGTCTTGAAATAAGAAGTCATTTTTCTAAACTTGaagaatattttcttaaaaagtgaatttttttagtgtttttatttttttctcccaaaaaatagaaaatatgaaaaaaatattttttcaaagcaCTGTTTTTCATGAAACAAATCGAGAATAAAAGggaaaaaattaacaaaattccctttaaaataaataacaaaaaGAATTTCATATTAAAAAGAAGATTACTAAACTAAAACAATAATCTATAGTAAAAATGCATACTTTTAGCAATACAAGAAGCAAAAACACAATGCCATTTATCCCATTAGAAAAACCTCAAAGCTATTAAAATGAGGATTTTAGTAATTTAGGCAAAGATAATTAGTGAAATGTAAAGTTTTGCATTAGAAATTAAATATTCAAATAGACTGAATATTTTGTTCTAAAAgctaaaaacatttttttttaaataattatgtttATCAAATTACAGTTTCACTGGCAATATTGTTGAAATTCAAGATAATGTATCATCAAGATAGGCTATTTCTAAGTGGAGATCCATAAAAGTTCATGTTTATATTTAATAGTTATGCTGGTTTGGATTAATCTTGATTTCTATATGCATATCTATTGCCTTTAATTTCCTTGTGTTTTATAAGGACTTTTGGCAacttcaataaaaaaatattatcctTACAAACTTATTTGTGGTTAAAATTTCTCAGTTTATCTTTGCTAGGTTAATGGATGAATCTTACGTTCCATTCCTTCTAAAGGgagtgtcttcatgaaagttgaaacTATCTTCAAACTCTTAAATGAGTGAAAGGAGCAAGCGAGTACAAAAGAACATTGATTTTCAAAAATTAAGTGAGGACTGAAGAATAAAGGATAGCAATGGGCTTATAAATTCATTTCCAACCATACAAactttgaattttaggaattttattcACAAAGGGTATAATAACTCACAATAACGAAATAGGAGTAAagtgttaaaaattaaaaataccaGGCCGTGCCAATGAAGTTTGCCAGACCACACTGAGCATTTTGTTAAATACCCAGACAAAAGTAGGTCATTGACTACAATCTAATGCTATTTATTTCCCAAGCATTCATACTGGTAATTTTTAATATTGATTAATGAACACAAATGATTATTTAGTGCAAGCAAACAAAAGCTCCATTATTACAATTTAGCCCTCAAACTTTTGATCTTAAATTTGAAGTTCAACTCAAATGGGATTTTTGTACACTACCAAATACGTTTTGAGACTACATGAATACATGTACACTTTGTGTGGTTAGGGAGTAGGGAATACAATACCCCATATTCCTGTTGCTAGTTTCACTACTGTGGTTCACAGAGCTAGGCTAGCCTTATCCCTAACGGTAAGAGTAGACTGGAAGATGTTCGTAATCGTTTGCATCCTCCTTTACACACGCTTTCCCTTATCCAGAAATATCTTCAGCACCTGCATATAAAACACCATTACCATTAAGGCCCCATTTGGCATTGAGTTTCAAAGTCAAAAAAGTGTTTTTCAAAAAAAGTTTTCCATAATAATGCTGTTGAGAAAagcaatttcaaaaaaaaaattgttctgTTGTTTGTGTTCTTATGGCCAAAACATATCAAATTTAATgtttaatcaatttataaattctttaactaatatatttaagaaaATGCTATTTTCAACAGCAACTCTAATGGCAATGCTAAACAGACCTTAAGTATGATTCTCACCCTTCATATCCACATTAACATGCTGAAATGGAAATTTAACAAACTTCTTTGATTGTTGAATGtggaatgtaattcaaatctttaTCAACCAAAACAAACAAGTGAGAAGAAATAAAGAAATCAACTTCATGGGAATCTATTATAACATGAAATTCAGTGCCAATAGTGCCATAAAGAtaggagggaaaaaaaaaatctcttcaaGTTTCAGGCTGAAATCTGGAATCAAGTTGATGTGGAAAAGAAGGGTGGGCAAGGATTCACTTATTTTCTGGCAAAACATTTTCAATTTCAAGTTTTAGGCTGAATCTGTAATCATTGTGATGTGATGAAAGCATTAGAAGCCACACAAGAAAAGTAAAAATATTCATAAAAACTTCGTTTTGGATTTAACATATAAACTGTAAGTCAATACTTGATCACTGCTGTGTCTTCGtctagtaataaattttaatcaccaTAAAGCTAGAAATGTAGGATCAAATCCTACCATTTGCAAAGAAGCAAAGGCTCTATTGCCTCGCTTTATGTTTCATTCATCAAATTTGAGTTTGTATGGTTACTATAATGGAAAAGAAAAGGTTTTAGAGTAAAAGGAAATGAAACTCTCACCTTAATCAGGAGCAATAAGTTACCACTTCCTCTCAAGCTGAATAAAGCAGGAAAGGCActgcaaaataaataaataaaataaaataaaataaaaatcaatgaTTGGGTAACAGAACAACATAAACAAGTTTAAGGCCTTTTCAATTTACTGTAGCCTTCTCCAGGCCTATTTCCACCATGGTTCAAAAAAACTGAATGTGGTTAAAGCTAAAAGTGATGATAATAGAAAAGGATGCTCTGTGCTAAACAGATAGATTTGAGTTCCAAAAGAGGAACAGTAGTAATATGATCCAAAACTTAAAGTCAACTGAATGGATTTTCTCAGCCCTGCTCATTCAGAAAGCTTGCATGGCTGCCTATCCAAAATTTGTAATGTTTTCCACTCAAAATTTGCAAACATATCAGGTCATTTAACATGCTTATTTACACCAAAAAATATTTCTACACCCAAACTGATGTGCATGCACATTTAGGGAACACAAAAACACTATCACTCAGGATTCAAATCAGCAGTTAAAATACATCTAAAACATTACTTTTAGTCATCTCAAAGAAATGTAAAATGGAATAAGCAGTAATAAATTGCCCACTGAGATGACTCCCCAAAGAATGACATAGGCCTCGAAAGCCACAAGCAACCCTAGCCAAGCACTCAGAAAGTGAAATCGAAAACAACAAGTGCAAATgttgcctatatatatatatatgaagctaTGCATAAAGTTCATACTCATCTGTTGACGGAAGAAAGCCGGAGTTGCCAAGATGAAACAAAAAGATTGGTAATGTGCGGTGGAAACAAAATGAAGAAGCAAAGCTCTAATATCTACAGGATTAGTATGCATGCCATGTGCAAGTAAATTTTGGATTGAAGATGCTAATTGAAACATTTCTTCGAAAAAATCGACACTTTGATTTCTAGAGATGTTAGAGAAGTTACCCAAGCACTATCTTGTAACCAGAAATATACTTATGATTATGTTATGTGTCAGATCTGAACAGCttttagaaacaaagaattagacattagaaagaaataaaaagagacTTGGCTGAGAAAAGAAACAGAATTGGGAGAAAATTTAGAGAGAATTAGAGAGGAGAGTTAGAAAGAGAAGAAATagagagaagagaaagaagaagagcaagaagagaaaaagaaatatCTTTGATTATTAATGATCTTGCATAATTTCCTCTTTACAGGTAAGTCCCTACTTATGCTTCTTTGGATCCTATAACTGCTTCCTACAGTTACAACTGACTAAGGAGAGTAATTACAATTGACTAACTACTATAGAATCTTCTTATTCTACTGCTGGACTAATTAACTAACTACTCTACTCCATAGTCATAACAGATTATCCTAaaaaattttagtaattttaCAGTTTATAACAAAGGCATACTGTGAGTGGCGTAACAGCAATTTAATACATCCTACACCATTCTGGTGGCTGTAAATTTTCAAACAATTTAGCCATAGCCCAAATGATAGTTTGAAAAGAGTTAATAAGGAAAATTTCTGAAAACAGTTTACAACTAAAAGTCAATGAAGTTACATATTCTGAATGATAAATCCACACAACAGCATGGCACGGAATGACTGCTTAGTTCTATTTGACATCACACTATCATTAGTCAACATATGTTGTTGAAAATACCTTGTTCTTTTATTTACTTATATTCTGAACAACATAATTAATTGTCCTTAATATTAGATCAATTCAATTCGCAGACATAAATACCGTTTGAAGTCCAACTGCAACAAATGGCCTTATCTCTTACTAGATTATACTAGGAAGACAAGAAGAGGCAACACAGCAGTGATTGCtatacatttcttgaacaaaagaACACGTGTTAAAATGAATAAATAACTTACCAATCAAAAAAATACTTAGCATCAAAGCTAATGTAAGTTGAACAGAACAACTGAACTGTAGGTTAGATGGTGCTTGCCTTTGGAACCCACCAACCTGACCAAAAAGCTGCAAAAGATAGAAATTTTATAAGCACCCTGGGAATGGACCCAAAAATAATCATGCACAAAACATCACAACTATACATCTCAAAGATTTTACTCAAATTACCCATTTTGATTGACCATAGCAAAACAAACCATGCTATTAATTTATCTTCTATAAAATGGATAACACATTGCATTTTCAGAATATAAATCATCAATATTGCATTTCCTAGATGCAAAATTTCTTACCTGATTGAACATATTACATGATCCCTTTCCTCGAGAATATTCTCCAGATCTTGGCTTCCAGAAGAGATGTTTGGACCCTTTTTCTTTAGGTGTGATCTCAATTCTTGGAATTGATCCATTTCGATGTTCACTTTCATCAGCAATTACGATCTTCAAAGCACCAAAATTTGGTGAACTCCATGTTTTTCTTGCCCCATTTGTTTTATCAGATTGACAGATTATATCATCTTTCATTCTAGAAGTTTCTCTTCCCTCTATATCTATAATAAATTCATCGTGCTTGTTACTAGTAACCACATCATTAAAATCCTTTTCATTGTAAGTACCTGTACTACAGGTAGCCTTAAGATTATGATCTGCATCTTTTCTCGTATGATGAATATCCATGAAAGGACATTCCAAAAGTCTATGTGCAGTGCAATTATCTTTTACAATTTGTGGAGTTTGGGGAGTTCCTGATAGAAATAAGGCCAAATCATCACATTCTTCTTTATTCAGAGTCACCCATTGAAGAGGTTGCTTTCCTTCCTCAGTGAAAGCTTCCCTTAATGCTGCTTCAACATCTGATATTTGACTTTGAATAGCAGCAACAAATTGTTTATGCCTAGATGCTGCAATATCATCACTGCGATGTCCATGGCTCAACCTGACAGCTCTCTCAAACTCCTCCAACTGTTTCACAACCACAGTTCATCTTCAGTGATGCAGAGGGGGAAAAAATGCAAAAGCCAATAGGTCAACCAGaaatattgaaggcagtaccaaAAGGGATTCTTTATCTCCCGTTGGTAGAGTTcttgcagaaaaaaaaaaagggaaaaagagcTTGTAGATAAATGAAAAGTGGGAGAAGAAGGGAGGGAGCACATATATCCTTTCCACAAGCAAAAGACTAAAGGCAGATGAGATAATACAAGTTTTCTTTGCCAGATGAGCGTGGAATAAGtaatttctcatatttttcttAGAAACCAGACATAAAATGAAgatcaataaaaaaaaagggcTGAAACTAACATctactaaaataaaaataaaaaacagagACGTACCTGCCACTTTGCAGTACCTAATGCAGTTTGGAGGTCTCTGGACAGTTCATCTAGATACTCCAGTGATCCCTCTTTCTTCTCTCTTATCCACATCCTATATGCTGATTGCATTctgaaaaaatagatgaataGAAGATTGACTTAagaattaagtaaataaaaagtCTAAAATCCTAAAAGGTTCTAATGGTGTTTGTGATTGATTTGCTATAAAGCAACACATTAATAAGGAAATTGCATCAAAACACCTGAACACAAAAAAGCAGCTTCATcttatgaaaaataaatgaaattgaatagCAGACCCTTGAAGATAAAGAAAGCAGGTTCTTTGAACCTAGTGAAATAAATAGGATGCTTTGATTTTTTTAAACATATCCAACACCACATATTATC
Above is a genomic segment from Hevea brasiliensis isolate MT/VB/25A 57/8 chromosome 17, ASM3005281v1, whole genome shotgun sequence containing:
- the LOC110652228 gene encoding uncharacterized protein LOC110652228 isoform X1, translating into MMVANSFDLWQKDAFFSAAEEVQESADVMQSAYRMWIREKKEGSLEYLDELSRDLQTALGTAKWQLEEFERAVRLSHGHRSDDIAASRHKQFVAAIQSQISDVEAALREAFTEEGKQPLQWVTLNKEECDDLALFLSGTPQTPQIVKDNCTAHRLLECPFMDIHHTRKDADHNLKATCSTGTYNEKDFNDVVTSNKHDEFIIDIEGRETSRMKDDIICQSDKTNGARKTWSSPNFGALKIVIADESEHRNGSIPRIEITPKEKGSKHLFWKPRSGEYSRGKGSCNMFNQLFGQVGGFQRQAPSNLQFSCSVQLTLALMLSIFLIVPFLLYSA
- the LOC110652228 gene encoding uncharacterized protein LOC110652228 isoform X2, with the protein product MMVANSFDLWQKDAFFSAAEEVQESADVMQSAYRMWIREKKEGSLEYLDELSRDLQTALGTAKWQLEEFERAVRLSHGHRSDDIAASRHKQFVAAIQSQISDVEAALREAFTEEGKQPLQWVTLNKEECDDLALFLSGTPQTPQIVKDNCTAHRLLECPFMDIHHTRKDADHNLKATCSTDIEGRETSRMKDDIICQSDKTNGARKTWSSPNFGALKIVIADESEHRNGSIPRIEITPKEKGSKHLFWKPRSGEYSRGKGSCNMFNQLFGQVGGFQRQAPSNLQFSCSVQLTLALMLSIFLIVPFLLYSA